One segment of Paraburkholderia sp. PREW-6R DNA contains the following:
- the treS gene encoding maltose alpha-D-glucosyltransferase translates to MKRDDPTQTTTQSPVGNAPGNTARPRTNRRGKPAALSDDPLWYKDAIIYQVHIKSFFDANNDGVGDFPGLIAKLDYIAALGVNAIWLLPFYPSPRRDDGYDIADYRNVHPDYGQLSDVKRFIQEAHARGIRVITELVINHTSDQHPWFQRARRAKPGSNHRNYYVWSDTDQKYQDTRIIFIDSEPSNWTHDPVAGAYYWHRFYSHQPDLNFDNPAVLKEVLQVMRFWLDMGIDGLRLDAVPYLVEREGTNNENLPETHAILKKIRATIDAEYPNRMLLAEANQWPEDVKEYFGDEDECHMAFHFPLMPRIYMSIASEDRFPITDIMRQTPDLAATNQWAIFLRNHDELTLEMVTDSERDYLWNTYASDRRARLNLGIRRRLAPLMERDRRRIELINSLLLSMPGTPVIYYGDELGMGDNIHLGDRDGVRTPMQWSSDRNGGFSRADPEQLVLPPVMGSLYGFDAINVEAQSRDPHSLLNWTRRMLATRRAKQTFGRGTIRFLKPENRKILAYLREMPGEPPILCVANLSRAPQAVELDLSEFAGSVPIEMTADSVFPAIGQLTYLLTFPPYGFLWFMLCPGGQRPTWAQAHSEQLPEFVTIVIREGQVGPTPENVRLLESEVLPSWLSRRRWFASKDQKLNAVRLAALTTIPNGGFAFTEIEADVGDHTERYVVPIAITWGGETTFPLFKQLALARVRRGRNVGHLTDAFALPIFAHGVMRKLRERAIVPTVQKSEIRFIPTERFDELSELGERPEIRWLAAEQSNSSLIIADAAVLKLVRRLVAGIHPEAEISRYLTQLGYANTAPLFGEVVRVDPEGVPHTLCILQGYVENQGDAWNWSLDFLRRAVDELAIAVDTELQSTPDRDKESILKESYSALAGIIGRRLGELHVALASPTDDPAFAPEPANAEQVKAWVDSTQAMLATALDRLAQRIDQISDPETKALAQRLLERREALVDAVNKLVSANAGALRIRIHGDFHLGQVLVAQGDAYLIDFEGEPARSLDERRQKSSPLRDVAGLMRSLSYASAAAQPTSEGAPQQTADRKRALFDRFRAHATDTFLKEYRAAAAESPTPLVAPEAEQALLDLFLIEKAAYEIRYEAANRPTWLGLPVRGLASLASRLLGDTGTPPQDSSTQARGAATPPNPAEGDYE, encoded by the coding sequence ATGAAGCGTGACGATCCAACCCAAACCACGACGCAATCGCCAGTCGGCAACGCGCCCGGCAATACGGCGAGGCCGCGCACGAACCGGCGCGGCAAGCCCGCTGCGCTGAGCGACGATCCGCTCTGGTACAAAGACGCCATCATCTATCAGGTGCACATCAAGTCGTTCTTCGACGCGAACAACGACGGCGTGGGCGATTTTCCCGGCCTGATTGCAAAGCTCGACTACATCGCCGCACTGGGCGTGAATGCGATCTGGCTGCTGCCGTTCTATCCGTCGCCGCGTCGCGACGACGGCTACGACATCGCGGATTACCGCAATGTGCATCCGGACTATGGCCAGCTTTCCGACGTCAAGCGCTTCATTCAGGAAGCGCATGCTCGCGGCATCCGCGTGATTACGGAACTGGTGATCAACCACACGTCCGATCAACACCCGTGGTTTCAGCGCGCCCGCCGCGCGAAGCCGGGTTCGAACCATCGCAACTACTACGTGTGGTCCGATACCGATCAGAAATATCAGGACACGCGGATCATCTTCATCGATTCCGAGCCGTCCAACTGGACGCACGATCCCGTAGCGGGTGCGTACTACTGGCACCGCTTCTACTCGCACCAGCCCGATCTGAATTTCGACAATCCGGCTGTGCTGAAGGAAGTGCTGCAGGTAATGCGCTTCTGGCTCGATATGGGTATCGACGGGCTGCGGCTCGACGCGGTGCCGTATCTGGTCGAACGCGAAGGCACGAACAACGAGAATCTGCCGGAAACGCACGCGATCCTGAAGAAAATCCGCGCCACCATCGACGCGGAATATCCGAACCGGATGCTGCTCGCCGAGGCGAATCAGTGGCCCGAGGACGTGAAGGAATATTTCGGCGACGAAGACGAATGCCACATGGCGTTCCACTTTCCGCTGATGCCGCGTATTTACATGTCGATCGCGAGCGAAGACCGCTTTCCGATCACTGACATCATGCGGCAGACGCCGGACCTCGCCGCAACGAACCAGTGGGCGATTTTCCTGCGCAATCACGACGAATTGACGCTCGAAATGGTCACGGATTCCGAGCGCGACTACCTGTGGAACACGTACGCCAGTGATCGCCGCGCGCGCCTGAATCTGGGCATTCGCCGCCGTCTTGCACCACTGATGGAGCGTGACCGCCGCCGGATCGAGCTGATCAATTCCCTGCTGCTTTCCATGCCCGGCACGCCCGTGATTTATTACGGCGACGAACTCGGCATGGGCGACAACATCCACCTCGGCGATCGCGACGGTGTGCGCACGCCGATGCAATGGTCGTCGGACAGGAACGGCGGCTTCTCGCGCGCCGATCCGGAACAGCTGGTGCTGCCGCCGGTCATGGGTTCGCTGTACGGTTTTGACGCGATCAACGTGGAAGCGCAAAGCCGCGACCCGCATTCGCTGCTGAACTGGACGCGGCGCATGCTCGCCACGCGCCGGGCTAAGCAGACGTTCGGCCGTGGCACGATCCGCTTCCTGAAGCCGGAAAACCGCAAGATTCTTGCGTATCTGCGCGAAATGCCGGGCGAGCCGCCGATTCTTTGCGTGGCGAATCTTTCGCGTGCGCCGCAGGCGGTCGAACTCGATCTGTCCGAGTTCGCCGGATCGGTGCCGATCGAAATGACTGCCGACTCCGTGTTCCCGGCCATCGGTCAGCTCACGTATCTGCTGACTTTCCCGCCGTATGGCTTCCTGTGGTTCATGCTGTGCCCGGGTGGCCAGCGTCCGACCTGGGCGCAGGCGCATTCCGAACAGTTGCCGGAGTTCGTCACGATCGTGATACGCGAAGGCCAGGTCGGCCCGACGCCGGAAAACGTGCGTCTGCTGGAATCCGAAGTGCTGCCTTCATGGCTGAGCCGGCGCCGCTGGTTTGCGTCGAAGGATCAGAAGCTGAATGCGGTTCGGCTTGCCGCGCTGACCACGATTCCGAACGGCGGCTTTGCGTTCACCGAAATCGAGGCTGACGTGGGCGACCACACCGAACGCTACGTGGTGCCGATCGCGATCACGTGGGGCGGCGAAACCACCTTCCCGCTGTTCAAGCAACTGGCGCTCGCGCGTGTGCGCCGCGGCCGCAACGTGGGTCATCTGACGGACGCTTTCGCGCTGCCGATTTTTGCGCACGGCGTGATGCGCAAGCTGCGTGAGCGCGCGATCGTGCCCACCGTGCAGAAGAGCGAAATCAGGTTCATTCCGACCGAGCGATTCGATGAACTCAGTGAACTCGGCGAGCGTCCGGAGATCCGCTGGCTGGCGGCGGAGCAAAGCAACAGTTCGCTGATCATCGCCGACGCCGCCGTGCTGAAACTGGTGCGCCGGCTCGTCGCCGGCATCCATCCGGAAGCGGAAATCAGCCGTTATCTGACGCAGCTGGGTTACGCGAACACTGCGCCGCTGTTCGGCGAAGTGGTGCGCGTCGATCCGGAAGGCGTGCCGCATACGCTGTGCATTCTGCAAGGCTATGTGGAGAATCAGGGCGACGCGTGGAACTGGTCGCTCGACTTCCTGCGCCGGGCGGTGGATGAACTCGCGATCGCCGTCGATACCGAATTGCAGTCCACGCCGGATCGCGACAAAGAGTCCATTCTGAAGGAGAGCTATAGCGCACTGGCCGGCATTATCGGCCGCCGCCTCGGCGAGTTGCACGTGGCGCTCGCGTCGCCGACCGACGACCCGGCGTTCGCGCCGGAACCCGCCAACGCCGAGCAGGTGAAGGCGTGGGTCGACAGCACGCAGGCGATGCTCGCCACTGCGCTGGACAGGCTTGCCCAGCGCATTGACCAGATCAGCGATCCCGAGACGAAGGCGTTGGCGCAACGCCTGCTGGAGCGTCGCGAGGCGCTCGTCGACGCGGTCAACAAGCTGGTGTCGGCCAACGCGGGCGCACTGCGCATCCGGATTCATGGCGACTTCCACCTGGGTCAGGTGCTGGTCGCGCAAGGCGACGCCTATCTGATCGACTTCGAAGGCGAACCGGCGCGTTCGCTCGACGAACGTCGTCAGAAATCGAGTCCGTTGCGCGACGTGGCGGGACTGATGCGTTCGCTGTCGTATGCGAGCGCCGCCGCGCAGCCCACGTCGGAAGGCGCTCCGCAGCAGACCGCCGACCGCAAGCGCGCCCTGTTCGACCGTTTCCGCGCGCATGCGACCGACACGTTCCTCAAGGAATACCGCGCGGCCGCCGCAGAATCGCCGACGCCGCTGGTTGCGCCCGAAGCGGAGCAGGCGTTGCTCGACCTTTTCCTGATCGAAAAAGCCGCTTACGAAATCCGTTACGAAGCAGCCAACCGTCCGACGTGGCTCGGTTTGCCGGTTCGCGGTCTCGCGTCGCTCGCGAGCCGCCTGCTCGGCGACACCGGCACACCCCCGCAAGATTCCTCAACCCAGGCGCGTGGCGCCGCCACACCGCCTAATCCGGCCGAGGGCGACTATGAGTGA
- the glgB gene encoding 1,4-alpha-glucan branching protein GlgB, with translation MSEHDPAAGLQPIDIDALVEARHPDPFSQLGLHHTDAGPVVRALLPNAARVAVVARSDGSLLGELEQLRPGLFAGRVTSAAPYRLRIDWHGVEQEIEDTYSFGPVLGDEPLGRLAGGDPYAVLECLGSRPMEIDGVPGTRFAVWAPNARRVSVVGDFNAWDGRRHPMRLRHQAGVWELFVPRVGPGTRYKYEMLTRDGHPLPLKADPCAMQTEKPPGTASVVAHVDEIEQFPWTDQNWIESRGGKQTPRSPISIYEVHAESWLRIAEEGQRGLDWEELADRLLPYVKSMGFTHVEFMPVAEHPFGGSWGYQPLGQFAPSARFGKPEQFATFVNKAHEAGVGVILDWVPAHFPNDAHGLVQFDGTPLYEHADPREGYHQDWNTMIYNLGRNEVSAFLVASGLAWLKRYHVDGLRVDAVASMLYRDYSRKAGEWVPNIYGGRENLESIAFLKRLNHEVRYVPGVPGAITIAEESTAWPGVTARVEDGGLGFDFKWNMGWMHDTLHYMEEDPVYRQYHHHNLTFGMVYAYSERFVLPLSHDEVVHGKGSLLGKMPGDAWQRFANLRAYFGFMWTHPGKKLLFMGGEFGQMAEFNHDTSPHWHLLDDPRHHGVQKLVRDLNRLYANEPALHLLDAEPGGFDWLIGDDSGNSVFAHRRTDGAGREIVVVCNMTPVPRVGYRIGMPRGGRWEEVLNTDAGVYGGSNMGNGGVIHTEEMSSHGWPHSAALTLPPLATIVLRAD, from the coding sequence ATGAGTGAGCATGATCCGGCCGCTGGCCTCCAACCGATCGATATCGACGCGCTCGTCGAGGCGCGTCACCCCGATCCCTTTTCACAACTCGGGCTGCATCACACGGACGCGGGTCCGGTGGTGCGCGCGCTATTGCCGAACGCGGCGCGTGTCGCGGTCGTCGCGCGCAGCGACGGCTCCCTGCTCGGCGAGCTGGAACAGCTTCGCCCGGGCCTGTTCGCCGGGCGTGTGACGTCGGCAGCCCCATACCGTCTGCGGATCGACTGGCACGGCGTAGAGCAGGAGATCGAGGACACGTACTCGTTCGGCCCCGTGCTGGGCGACGAGCCGCTTGGCCGTCTCGCCGGCGGGGACCCGTACGCAGTGCTGGAATGTCTCGGTTCCCGTCCCATGGAAATCGACGGCGTGCCCGGTACACGGTTCGCCGTGTGGGCGCCGAATGCGCGGCGGGTTTCCGTCGTGGGCGATTTCAACGCATGGGACGGCCGCCGGCATCCCATGCGGCTGCGTCATCAGGCCGGTGTGTGGGAGCTGTTCGTGCCGCGCGTCGGTCCGGGCACCCGCTACAAATATGAGATGCTGACGCGCGACGGTCATCCGCTGCCGCTGAAGGCCGATCCCTGCGCGATGCAGACGGAAAAGCCGCCGGGCACCGCGTCGGTGGTGGCGCACGTGGATGAAATCGAGCAGTTTCCGTGGACCGATCAGAACTGGATCGAATCGCGCGGCGGCAAGCAGACGCCCCGCTCGCCGATCTCCATCTACGAAGTTCACGCAGAGTCGTGGCTGCGTATTGCGGAAGAAGGACAGCGTGGGCTCGACTGGGAAGAGCTGGCCGATCGCCTGCTGCCGTACGTGAAAAGCATGGGCTTCACGCACGTCGAGTTCATGCCGGTTGCAGAGCATCCGTTCGGCGGCTCGTGGGGTTATCAGCCGCTCGGACAGTTCGCGCCGTCCGCGCGCTTCGGGAAACCGGAGCAGTTCGCGACGTTCGTCAACAAGGCGCACGAAGCGGGCGTCGGCGTGATTCTCGACTGGGTGCCCGCGCACTTTCCGAACGACGCGCACGGCCTCGTGCAATTCGACGGTACGCCGCTCTACGAGCACGCCGACCCGCGCGAAGGCTATCACCAGGACTGGAACACGATGATCTACAACCTCGGCCGCAACGAGGTGAGCGCGTTCCTGGTGGCGTCGGGCCTCGCGTGGCTCAAGCGCTATCACGTCGACGGTCTGCGCGTGGATGCGGTCGCCTCCATGCTCTACCGCGACTATTCGCGCAAGGCCGGCGAGTGGGTGCCGAATATTTACGGCGGACGCGAAAACCTGGAGTCGATTGCTTTCCTGAAGCGTCTGAATCACGAAGTGCGCTATGTGCCCGGCGTGCCGGGCGCCATCACCATCGCGGAAGAATCCACTGCGTGGCCGGGCGTCACCGCGCGCGTGGAGGATGGCGGTCTGGGTTTCGACTTCAAGTGGAACATGGGCTGGATGCACGACACGCTGCACTATATGGAGGAGGACCCGGTCTACCGTCAGTACCATCACCACAACCTGACGTTCGGGATGGTCTACGCGTACTCCGAGCGTTTCGTCCTGCCGCTTTCACACGACGAAGTGGTGCACGGAAAAGGCTCGCTGCTTGGCAAGATGCCCGGCGACGCGTGGCAACGCTTCGCCAACCTGCGCGCGTACTTCGGCTTCATGTGGACGCATCCGGGCAAGAAGCTGCTGTTCATGGGCGGCGAATTCGGCCAGATGGCGGAGTTCAATCACGATACGTCGCCGCACTGGCATCTGCTCGACGATCCGCGTCATCACGGCGTGCAAAAGCTCGTGCGCGATCTGAACCGTCTGTATGCGAACGAACCTGCGCTGCATCTGCTCGACGCCGAACCGGGCGGCTTCGACTGGCTGATCGGCGACGACAGCGGCAACAGTGTGTTCGCGCATCGCCGCACCGATGGTGCAGGCCGTGAAATCGTCGTGGTCTGCAACATGACGCCGGTGCCGCGCGTGGGTTATCGCATCGGCATGCCGCGCGGCGGACGCTGGGAGGAAGTGCTCAATACGGACGCCGGCGTGTATGGCGGCTCGAACATGGGCAACGGCGGCGTGATCCATACCGAGGAAATGTCGAGCCACGGCTGGCCGCATTCGGCCGCGCTGACATTACCGCCGCTGGCGACGATCGTACTGCGCGCGGACTGA
- the glgX gene encoding glycogen debranching protein GlgX yields the protein MSHAMPDRLLPGSPYPLGASWDGLGVNFAVFSANAQKIELCLFDPTGRKEIRRYALPECTDEVWHGYLPNAHPGTAYGFRAHGPYQPQQGHRFNPHKLLLDPYARKLVGQFRWSDALFGYRVHSNRADLSIDRRDSAPAMPKCVVIDEAFDWSHDKRPNVPWGETIVYETHVRGASMLRPDLRQHERGTFAALASPEFIEHMVKLGVTAIELLPVHAFLNDRFLVERGLRNYWGYNTAAFFAPEPSYLSTHRLDEMRIAVRQLHAAGIEVILDVVYNHTCEGSEMGPTISWRGLDNASYYRLIPGDERHHINDTGCGNTVNLMHPRVLQMVMDSLRYWSTAFNIDGFRFDLGVTLGREQHGFDPGSGFFDALRQDPILSQRKLISEPWDIGPGGYQLGNHPPGFGEWNDRFRDTVRRFWRGDAGLRPDLAARLTGSADLFNRRFRKPWASVNFVTSHDGFTLADVTAYEKKHNEANREGNNDGHNENCSRNWGVEGPTDDPAILDTRKRVARSMIATLLMALGTPMLLAGDESLRTQNGNNNAYCQDNDISWIDWEHAAAPDGQQMTAFVARVIALRKQHPLLRETRFLFGDREVLPGLFDVGWFDEHGDPLTIEAWQDPEGRAFTLRRAGPGLNGETEVLLMMLNACDGTIRFTPPAPHLEWHVLLDTAEPESAPRRLAVPAIEVAAHGLVMLAAQPVGEADWQAGWKAGAQHGPRLLTALPPDPGAHPPASDMSPTS from the coding sequence ATGTCGCATGCAATGCCCGACCGGCTTCTGCCCGGCTCGCCCTATCCGCTTGGCGCCAGCTGGGATGGCCTCGGCGTGAATTTCGCGGTGTTTTCCGCGAACGCGCAAAAAATCGAGCTTTGCCTTTTCGATCCGACCGGCCGCAAGGAAATCCGCCGCTACGCATTGCCTGAATGTACCGACGAAGTGTGGCATGGCTACCTGCCGAACGCCCATCCCGGCACCGCTTATGGCTTTCGCGCGCACGGACCCTATCAGCCGCAGCAAGGACACCGGTTCAATCCGCACAAGCTGTTGCTCGATCCGTATGCGCGCAAGCTGGTCGGCCAGTTCCGCTGGTCGGACGCGTTGTTCGGGTATCGCGTGCATTCGAATCGCGCGGACCTTTCCATCGACCGGCGCGACTCGGCGCCCGCCATGCCGAAGTGCGTGGTGATCGACGAAGCTTTCGACTGGTCGCATGACAAGCGCCCGAATGTGCCGTGGGGCGAGACCATCGTCTATGAAACGCACGTGCGCGGCGCGTCGATGTTGCGTCCGGATCTGCGTCAGCATGAGCGCGGCACGTTTGCCGCGCTGGCGTCGCCGGAGTTCATCGAGCACATGGTGAAGCTGGGCGTGACAGCCATCGAACTACTGCCGGTGCATGCGTTTCTGAACGACCGCTTTCTCGTGGAGCGCGGCCTGCGCAATTACTGGGGTTACAACACCGCGGCGTTTTTCGCGCCCGAGCCATCCTATCTGAGCACGCATCGGCTCGACGAAATGCGCATTGCCGTCCGGCAACTGCACGCGGCGGGCATCGAGGTGATTCTCGACGTGGTCTACAACCACACGTGCGAAGGCAGCGAGATGGGTCCGACCATTTCGTGGCGCGGCCTCGACAACGCCAGCTATTACCGCCTGATTCCAGGCGACGAACGCCACCATATCAACGACACCGGCTGCGGCAACACCGTGAATCTGATGCACCCGCGCGTGCTGCAGATGGTGATGGACTCGCTGCGCTACTGGTCCACCGCGTTCAACATCGACGGCTTCCGTTTCGACCTCGGCGTGACGCTCGGACGCGAGCAGCATGGGTTCGATCCCGGCTCCGGCTTTTTCGACGCGTTGCGCCAGGACCCGATCCTGTCGCAACGCAAGCTGATTTCCGAACCGTGGGACATTGGCCCAGGCGGCTATCAGCTTGGCAATCATCCGCCAGGTTTTGGCGAATGGAATGACCGTTTCCGCGATACCGTGCGCCGTTTCTGGCGCGGCGACGCCGGCTTGCGGCCCGATCTCGCGGCGCGACTCACCGGTTCGGCCGACCTCTTCAACCGGCGCTTCAGGAAGCCATGGGCATCGGTCAATTTTGTCACGTCGCATGACGGTTTTACGTTAGCGGATGTGACCGCTTACGAGAAGAAGCACAACGAAGCCAATCGCGAAGGCAATAACGACGGCCACAACGAGAACTGCAGCCGCAATTGGGGCGTCGAGGGTCCGACCGATGATCCGGCCATTCTGGACACGCGCAAACGCGTAGCGCGCTCAATGATTGCCACACTGCTGATGGCGCTCGGCACGCCGATGCTGCTGGCCGGCGATGAATCGCTGCGCACGCAGAACGGCAATAACAACGCGTACTGCCAGGACAACGACATCTCGTGGATCGACTGGGAGCACGCCGCCGCGCCGGACGGCCAGCAAATGACGGCGTTCGTCGCGCGCGTGATTGCGCTGCGCAAGCAGCATCCGCTACTGCGCGAGACGCGTTTTCTGTTCGGCGATCGCGAAGTATTGCCGGGATTATTTGACGTCGGCTGGTTCGACGAACACGGCGACCCGCTCACGATCGAAGCATGGCAGGACCCGGAAGGCCGGGCATTCACGTTGCGCCGCGCCGGCCCAGGCCTGAACGGCGAAACGGAAGTATTGCTGATGATGCTCAACGCGTGCGATGGAACCATACGTTTCACGCCTCCGGCGCCGCACCTGGAATGGCACGTGCTGTTAGACACTGCCGAACCAGAAAGCGCGCCGCGCCGGTTGGCGGTTCCAGCGATCGAAGTGGCTGCGCACGGGCTCGTGATGCTCGCCGCGCAACCGGTGGGAGAAGCGGATTGGCAGGCCGGCTGGAAAGCCGGCGCGCAGCATGGGCCGCGGTTGCTCACTGCGTTGCCGCCCGACCCTGGCGCGCATCCGCCTGCTAGCGACATGTCGCCGACCAGTTAG
- the treZ gene encoding malto-oligosyltrehalose trehalohydrolase produces the protein MSESPIDPHAHHHAHCLPFGAQLVGAAGAKPRTRFRFWAPSCKSVHVDIENGPAQGAHEMTSTGNGWYEATVDTGAGTLYRFRLDGEHAVPDPVSRFQPDDVHGPSEVIDARAYRWEHTNWSGRPWQETVLYELHVGTMGGYAGVQKRLPELAALGVTAIELMPLNDFPGKHNWGYDGVLPYAPDSAYGRPEELKALIDAAHGLGLMVFLDVVYNHFGPDGNYLHEYARTFFREGTHTPWGPAIDFDRSEVSDFFTDNAIYWINEYRIDGLRFDAVHAIDNHRWLRELSDRIRAKVQHGRHVHLVLENEHNSASLLETHFDAQWNDDAHNTLHVLLTGETEGYYHAYEDQPIRRLARVLSEGFAYQGDPSPIHDGAPRGEPSGHLPPTSFVMFLQNHDQVGNRAFGERLRKLTSDDALRAATGLLLLSPQIPLLFMGEEYGSTQPFLFFTDYTGDLADAVREGRRKEFARFSSFSDEKKRAQIPDPNDAKTFALSSPPESPQARAQDDEGKDRLEWSHFYQSALAVRSKLITPRLQHSKSLGATVLVAHDGGDANALVARWQLGDGETLSIALNLSKENVKFADVPAGKVIFETPPRVREQIDVNVLPSNTFVAWLTGDVSDDASGHDARMAGQQERNA, from the coding sequence ATGTCAGAAAGCCCGATTGATCCGCACGCGCATCATCATGCGCATTGCCTGCCGTTCGGCGCACAGTTGGTGGGCGCGGCCGGCGCGAAGCCGCGCACGCGGTTCCGTTTCTGGGCGCCGTCGTGCAAGAGCGTGCATGTGGATATCGAAAATGGTCCCGCCCAGGGCGCGCACGAAATGACCTCCACTGGAAACGGCTGGTACGAAGCCACCGTGGATACCGGCGCCGGAACGTTGTACCGCTTCCGCCTCGACGGTGAGCATGCGGTACCCGATCCCGTATCGCGTTTCCAGCCCGATGACGTGCACGGTCCGAGTGAGGTGATCGACGCGCGCGCCTATCGCTGGGAACACACGAACTGGTCTGGCCGGCCGTGGCAGGAAACGGTGCTGTACGAATTGCACGTCGGCACCATGGGCGGTTATGCGGGCGTGCAGAAGCGCCTGCCGGAACTCGCGGCGCTGGGCGTGACGGCCATCGAGTTGATGCCGTTGAACGATTTCCCCGGCAAGCACAACTGGGGCTATGACGGCGTGCTGCCCTATGCGCCCGACTCGGCCTATGGCCGTCCCGAAGAACTGAAAGCGCTGATCGACGCCGCGCACGGGCTCGGCCTGATGGTGTTTCTCGACGTGGTGTACAACCACTTTGGCCCGGACGGCAATTATCTCCACGAATACGCGCGGACATTCTTCCGCGAGGGCACGCATACGCCGTGGGGTCCGGCGATCGATTTCGACCGCAGCGAAGTGAGCGATTTTTTCACGGACAACGCGATTTACTGGATCAACGAATATCGGATCGACGGCCTGCGTTTCGACGCCGTGCATGCGATCGACAATCACCGCTGGCTGCGCGAGTTGTCGGATCGTATCCGCGCGAAAGTGCAGCATGGCCGGCATGTGCACCTGGTGCTGGAAAACGAACACAACAGCGCAAGTCTGCTGGAGACGCATTTCGACGCGCAATGGAACGACGACGCGCACAACACGCTGCACGTTTTGCTGACCGGCGAGACGGAAGGTTATTACCACGCGTATGAGGATCAACCGATTCGCCGGCTTGCGCGCGTGCTGTCCGAAGGCTTTGCCTATCAGGGCGACCCGTCGCCGATTCACGACGGCGCGCCGCGTGGCGAGCCGAGCGGGCACTTGCCGCCCACGTCGTTCGTGATGTTTCTGCAAAACCACGATCAGGTGGGCAACCGCGCATTTGGCGAGCGGCTGCGCAAACTCACGTCCGACGACGCGCTGCGCGCCGCTACCGGCCTGTTGCTGCTGTCGCCGCAAATCCCGCTGCTGTTCATGGGCGAGGAATATGGGTCGACCCAGCCCTTCCTGTTCTTCACCGATTACACCGGCGACCTGGCCGACGCTGTTCGCGAAGGACGACGCAAGGAATTTGCACGCTTTTCGTCGTTCAGCGACGAGAAGAAGCGCGCACAGATTCCCGATCCGAACGACGCGAAGACGTTCGCGTTGTCTTCGCCGCCCGAGTCGCCTCAAGCTCGCGCGCAGGACGACGAAGGTAAAGATCGGCTCGAGTGGTCGCACTTTTACCAGTCCGCGCTCGCGGTGCGCTCGAAGCTGATCACGCCGCGCCTTCAGCACAGCAAGTCGCTCGGCGCGACCGTGCTGGTCGCCCACGACGGCGGCGATGCGAACGCTCTGGTCGCGCGCTGGCAGCTGGGCGATGGCGAGACGTTGTCGATCGCGTTGAATCTGTCGAAGGAGAACGTGAAGTTTGCCGACGTGCCGGCCGGCAAAGTGATTTTTGAAACGCCGCCGCGCGTGCGCGAACAGATCGACGTCAACGTGTTGCCGTCCAATACGTTCGTTGCGTGGCTTACCGGCGACGTCTCCGACGACGCGAGCGGTCACGACGCGCGCATGGCCGGTCAACAGGAGCGCAACGCGTGA